The sequence below is a genomic window from Luteimonas sp. MC1825.
AAGGTGGATGACCGCCGCGGCGGGGTGCAGCTGATCGACGCCAGCGGATTCTGGCGCAAGATGCGCAAGAGCCTGGGCTCCAAGCGCAAGGAGCTGGGCGAGGAACACATCGCCACCGTCACCCGCCTGTTCGGCGAGTTCACCGAGGCCGAACTGGTGACCGCGCTGGACGCCAAGGGCCAGCCGGTGGGCGAGCCGGTGCGGGTCACCGCCACCGGCGCCGAAACCCCGCCCGTGGCACCGGAAGGCGGACGGCTCAAGCGCGCGCCGATCAGTCGCGTGTTCGCCAACGAGGAGTTCGGCTACACCACCATCACCGTCGAGCGCCCGCTGCGCGACGAGGCCGGCAACATCGTGCTGGGCCAGAAAGGCAAGCAGAAGGGCAAGCCGCAGCCGGACAGCGCCCTGCGCGACACCGAGAACGTGCCGCTGGGGCAGGACATCCAGGCGTACTTCGAGCGCGAGGTGCTGCCGCATGCTCCCGATGCCTGGATCGATGAGGCGAAGACGAAGGTTGGCTACGAGATCCCGTTCAACCGCCACTTTTATGTGTTCGAGCCTCCGCGTCCGCTGAAGGTGATCGACGCGGAGCTGAAGCAGGTGGCCGGCAGCATCATGCGGATGCTGGGGGAGATGGCGGAATGAGTTTGCCGAGGTATCCGGAGTACAAGGACAGTGGGGTGGAGTGGCTTGGCTATGTTCCGGAACACTGGGAAATCTGTGCTCTCAAACGAATTGCGTCTCTGCGTAGTGGGGAGAGCATCACTGCCGCATCTATAGAGCCAGAAGGCGTGTATCCGGTTTACGGAGGTAACGGCCTGCGCGGCTACACCAATGGCTTCACGCACGAAGGTCACTTTGCCCTTGTCGGTAGACAAGGTGCTCTATGTGGCAACGTGAACTACGCGAATGGAAAGTTCTGGGCTTCCGAGCATGCGGTTGTCGCCACTCCCATCAAGAAAGTCACAACGACATGGCTGGGAGAGCTCCTAAGAGCGATGAATCTCAACCAGTATTCGGTGTCGGCGGCGCAGCCGGGCCTATCCGTCGAGGCAATGGAAAATCTCGGGGTTCCTTATCCGCCTATCGGGGAGCAACTGGAAATCGCTGCGTTTCTTGAACGGGAAGGTGCCCGGATCGACGCGCTGATCGCAGAACAGGAAAAGTTGCTGGCGCTGCTGGCCGAGAAACGCCAGGCCACCATCTCCCACGCCGTCACCCGCGGCCTGGACCCCAACGTCCCGATGAAGGACTCCGGCATCCCTTGGCTGGGCGAAGTTCCAGC
It includes:
- a CDS encoding restriction endonuclease subunit S, whose product is MSLPRYPEYKDSGVEWLGYVPEHWEICALKRIASLRSGESITAASIEPEGVYPVYGGNGLRGYTNGFTHEGHFALVGRQGALCGNVNYANGKFWASEHAVVATPIKKVTTTWLGELLRAMNLNQYSVSAAQPGLSVEAMENLGVPYPPIGEQLEIAAFLEREGARIDALIAEQEKLLALLAEKRQATISHAVTRGLDPNVPMKDSGIPWLGEVPAHWDLLPCRTVVSEQIEKNDGGVNEDYLSLVANVGVMPYAEKGDVGNKKPEDLSKCKLVEIGDLVINSMNYGIGSYGLSGYKGVCSPVYIVLRTLEDRSIKEFVYRIFQNRDFQLFAQSFGNGILAHRSAIGWDTIKNLRVAVPGIEEQCKIVEFIEKVEAESVIVTRAAGHAIELFRECRSALISAAVTGQIDVRGLVEADAA